Proteins from a genomic interval of Kaistia defluvii:
- a CDS encoding SGNH/GDSL hydrolase family protein, translated as MKNVLAYGDSNTWGAATVPRPDERYARDERWTGVAQAELGPDWHVIEEGLPGRSTVHSDPVEGEYMNGKTYLLPCLRSHRPLDVVVIMLGTNDLKARFHVPAEDIAKGVGELIKVIKQAEAGNDAGVPKILVVAPPPMLDHTGQKPEYTPMLEGGYAKSLKFATLYAAIAKEHGVAFLDAGQHIHSSAFDGIHLDPADQAALGKAIAAVVKTLA; from the coding sequence ATGAAGAACGTTCTCGCCTATGGCGATTCCAACACCTGGGGCGCCGCCACCGTCCCCCGCCCCGACGAACGCTATGCGCGCGACGAGCGCTGGACCGGCGTGGCCCAGGCGGAACTCGGCCCGGACTGGCATGTGATCGAGGAAGGCCTGCCCGGCCGCTCGACCGTTCATTCCGACCCGGTCGAGGGCGAATACATGAACGGCAAGACCTATCTCCTGCCTTGCCTCCGGAGCCACCGGCCGCTCGACGTCGTCGTCATCATGCTGGGGACCAACGACCTCAAGGCGCGCTTCCACGTGCCGGCCGAGGATATCGCCAAGGGCGTCGGCGAACTGATCAAGGTCATCAAGCAGGCGGAAGCCGGCAATGACGCCGGCGTGCCGAAGATCCTGGTGGTCGCGCCGCCGCCGATGCTCGACCACACCGGCCAGAAGCCGGAATACACGCCGATGCTGGAAGGCGGCTACGCCAAGTCGCTGAAGTTCGCCACGCTCTATGCGGCGATCGCCAAGGAGCATGGCGTGGCCTTCCTGGATGCCGGCCAGCATATCCACTCCAGCGCCTTTGACGGCATCCATCTGGATCCGGCCGACCAGGCCGCGCTGGGCAAGGCCATCGCCGCCGTCGTCAAGACGCTCGCCTGA
- a CDS encoding nitroreductase family protein translates to MRKPADTAVPILPVIAERWSPRAFDPEKTLTDADLKPLFEAARWAPSSSNTQPWRFVYAFRGEPFFDALVDCAAEGNQPWVRRVSVLAYAVAKLHSDSGRSLWHNRHDTGIALGYLLLQATANGLAVHPFGGFDSDKVIAAAHVPEGFEPCTGIGIGFPGDPDMLPERDRLREVGGRERLAVSDFAFHGQWPAA, encoded by the coding sequence ATGCGGAAGCCTGCCGATACCGCCGTGCCGATCCTGCCCGTGATTGCCGAGCGCTGGAGTCCGCGCGCCTTCGATCCCGAGAAGACGCTGACGGACGCCGATCTGAAGCCGCTGTTCGAGGCCGCCCGCTGGGCGCCGTCCTCCAGCAACACGCAGCCCTGGCGCTTCGTCTACGCCTTTCGCGGCGAGCCGTTCTTCGATGCGCTGGTCGATTGCGCGGCAGAGGGCAACCAGCCCTGGGTCCGCCGCGTCTCGGTGCTCGCCTACGCGGTTGCGAAGCTGCACTCCGACAGCGGCCGTTCTCTCTGGCACAACCGGCACGATACTGGCATTGCGCTCGGCTATCTGCTGCTGCAGGCGACCGCCAACGGCCTCGCCGTGCATCCGTTCGGCGGCTTCGACAGCGACAAGGTGATCGCCGCCGCTCATGTGCCGGAAGGCTTCGAGCCCTGCACGGGAATCGGCATCGGTTTTCCCGGCGATCCGGACATGCTGCCCGAGCGCGACCGGCTGCGCGAAGTGGGCGGACGGGAGCGGCTGG